In one window of Brassica rapa cultivar Chiifu-401-42 chromosome A07, CAAS_Brap_v3.01, whole genome shotgun sequence DNA:
- the LOC103850177 gene encoding titin isoform X2, whose amino-acid sequence MDTVVVITQEPVFTKTSVEEAHAGVLVDHSTMDIDKVNLSTVLAEVVNGSGIQGEPEVAEVVNGSGNKETEDSTHEKEEVMKTITVVEDRKIVKEKESETETDEQGTVFVHEPKNTDDAKIILTDVTLEKGKEDETTQKPEEVSVEKPVIEEGQTESKNSKEQEKDISKAIEEIPIKTDEVTEEKDSKTVETSVNGTEAEHHETVSVEEISRNLGENLVKETAPEQDVETTERVLVEAEKDETETVKDPEIVNNEETTVHDLKENEDTVEAIKNSDEVTGDKEKEDDIIHKEEEVQEILTVVETPTIEIKDTESKASKENEEHEQVLVRDIPQDDTLVLTDETENSSTVQESAILKILETKSDETDAEPGLDLKEEEETVTPSDEVQETINVVIEPPKPSPEQRSKGTEEDEHVLGRNMPQGEAESLVTKEDTEQEKTDKFEVPVDLALKVDREELMDEKKETDQAAGAQILERGLALNESEAEETSVIKHPDVESGELMEKPSLESPSKVSEETRKILDEKIQEKPEEEEEEEVAPHQEDQEEGCYGSETVPVPESIEVKERAQEERMLDLAPLQDEQLSSASPEGETLAESKKIEVVKANEEEEEEVPDKIQSILETVDNEPVKSSEETTVHESISLKDDSDPVEAIKNSDDAEQASHEVTGDREKEEDITIHKAQEMQESLTVVETPTIQGEDIELNASKDIEEHEHVLVRDIPQEETLVPKAETLNTSTVHESSEPSLDLKEQEETVKTVTPSDEVQESVTFMEPPKLSQEQISKDTEEGEHVLGSSMPQVDIIPSDLAVKVDKEEVMDENKEADEVAGRQNMERGLELNESEAELVDQNITDETEKRLVEKPSLESPSEATSKTLDEMIQEKPEAEVAPHQEGQESVSLPESSEVEEKAKEERSLDLTPLKEESCLPTAQDEEETKEQIHKHEEVESDEVTQVSSASPEGETDVEAKQNEETKANEEEEQVADKILRIDESNEVNEEKSAETSVNETEDEHSATVLEEGISKNSEIIVHETASEEIKNSHEVTGDREKEEDIITLKTEETQESQNLLLQEENTESESSKDTIEHAHVLVRDVPQIDTLVTDAEDANTSSTVHKFESNEAEVGQETRKDIEPSFDLKEDKEKEEKETVISSDEVRPSDQVDDDVQTEESVEVKSKETLQVESTEEKHENLLDVLSGDSDKLQTETVLAAKTESQDTTEEIPSELVLKEELKDDKTEVDGTQVMGEQRDLELHEPEAEQIDQTKTDEKLLVESVEKMQTSSLERPSEEEEVTLQQEGSSAYGLEIKEEEQEGEIIVDAVKLANEEQVVEEIQRSLEPIEPEEQEQETVSERTEDEKVKKEEPIVEEDGINSHLTEEAKKGDEETEVSDTQQGETIVNEAEAVDTSTVPEAAVLNTLETKINESEAVHSPIEEETQVTKEDTEPRLDLKEDKEQETVILSDESQGREESDEVKYKEKDAKLLEKMQRPSLESPSELSEETSKTVDEKIEEKQEEEEEVTLHQESEEIVTVPESSELEVQAKEEEEEESCPTNEQKNETEEQLSEEDSTSAHQTPVEEKSDQASAAPLPQEREAEKIDDMKENEEEQVAEAVEPHSSFLEAAKIEEEEKVKETETMGDTGTGSSKLVEEEKLKQGKEILQAEEVPSSETIPQVMAVQLKREDNATTESHEEEATVAQTRDIETSLTDKFSIDQEEEQQANEESPRDEQEKVISAGEGETQTRELEEENMVEKNDNETLTAEKKKEDEDKTVGLDASLTCTKQEEEFENLETPKVEDKSQEVSESKGDETPPSFISELEDKIPNQIKEIHEEEIKEAEVVVDQTSSLVSEQVEEIIHEEEEETKESRKVEAPSGQDLPVEASHAHQTPSTELVSELDDETAKEVEEIHQEETNAHKLQQEEEILPTESVPSESFSETQEERHVSAVTGESVGETKPKESDETSTKVTKVEDTKDTDTQVADIVKGQSLSHAPEDACLEQEKLKDLGTPQPGAVMEDQDSVMNENSSDEFTFSKSMGEAEQGDENSSTLPVVGILKELQTTLEEKERGTNVSHEGDSSGNDLNSINAEPEALEKSLVVEATPASEIIEASMLQDSISRELEVNVEEQLQEEAREILECKEETPADSSLTEVLPGEKIMIPSNQEEGKKQEDVNASTSEKISLQEEEHPRDFEVSEKEHNAEAQETAEEEMNEVLTSEKKITEPLLNVAEKELNEEHVSQAVSDDDTKSSNELDFPSEQIPKDQREEAEETSFEVKKVPEDKNEETIDALITSEKVQLQDQSKDFGLEKPSTDLKYVQEDLDDGHDSVLAHKKDSDLIEEKKEVDYVKRQPEDAIKSTEEKNIMSEKVGQEATKEIYQEECKQTDTATTIKEEIKDEEKETTEDSLNSMKNTDDEIKDYGLDSVLAQNKESGSIEEKKEVDYVKREVDDAIKHGVSTEEKNKMPEKIGQEATKEIYQEECKQTDTVTAIKEDIKEEEKETPENCLNSMKNHDDATEKTQPEIQEIEKLSSVSETQEKTPKQEDEVPAQQKREIADDVSKLENPKIEEEKKQKDGEEPARKSLSDLIQKVKVTDKTEVATTELRIDEEAKAEGEDEDGDEHKDDKTSPDSIVMVEAKDTVNIIKTQKKSHGILSGVGSKVKHSISKVKKALTGKSSHTTKPSSPQ is encoded by the exons ATGGATACTGTAGTAGTCATCACCCAAGAACCAGTGTTTACAAag ACAAGTGTGGAAGAAGCTCATGCAGGAGTACTAGTTGACCACTCAACCATGGACATAGATAAAGTAAACCTGAGTACGGTTCTTGCTGAGGTTGTAAATGGTTCAGGTATTCAGGGGGAACCAGAAGTTGCTGAGGTTGTAAATGGTTCAG GGAATAAAGAAACCGAAGATTCAACACACGAAAAAGAAGAAGTGATGAAGACTATTACCGTTGTAGAAGACAGGAAGATCGtcaaagagaaagaaagtgaGACAGAAACGGATGAACAAGGCACAGTCTTTGTTCATGAACCCAAAAACACAGACGATGCGAAGATAATCTTAACTGATGTGACTTTAGAGAAGGGTAAAGAAGATGAAACTACCCAAAAACCAGAAGAg GTAAGTGTTGAAAAACCGGTGATAGAAGAAGGTCAAACAGAAAGCAAGAACTCAAAAGAACAAGAGAAGGACATCTCTAAG GCCATTGAAGAGATACCGATAAAGACTGATGAAGTAACAGAAGAAAAAGATTCAAAAACTGTTGAGACCTCTGTAAATGGAACAGAGGCTGAGCACCATGAAACCGTTTCAGTAGAAGAAATCTCGAGGAACCTCGGTGAAAACCTTGTCAAAGAAACAGCTCCGGAACAAGATGTTGAAACTACAGAAAGAGTCCTTGTTGAAGCAGAAAAAGATGAAACTGAGACTGTAAAAGACCCTGAGATCGTTAATAATGAAGAAACTACAGTTCATGACCTGAAAGAGAATGAAGACACAGTGGAAGCAATCAAGAACTCAGATGAGGTGACTGGAGACAAAGAAAAGGAAGATGACATCATCCACAAAGAAGAAGAG GTGCAAGAAATTCTTACGGTTGTCGAAACGCCTACAATAGAGATAAAGGACACTGAATCCAAAGCTTCAAAGGAGAATGAGGAACATGAACAAGTGTTGGTGAGAGACATACCACAAGACGATACCCTTGTACTTACAGATGAGACTGAAAATAGTTCAACAGTACAAGAATCTGCAATCTTGAAGATTTTGGAGACGAAGAGTGATGAAACAGATGCAGAACCGGGTCTTGACctgaaagaggaagaagagaccGTCACGCCATCTGATGAG GTGCAAGAAACTATTAACGTAGTAATCGAACCGCCAAAACCCTCACCAGAACAAAGATCCAAAGGTACTGAAGAAGATGAACATGTTTTGGGTAGAAACATGCCACAGGGTGAAGCTGAGTCTCTGGTGACCAAAGAAGACACAGAGCAAGAGAAAACAGACAAGTTTGAAGTTCCAGTAGATCTTGCATTGAAGGTAGATAGAGAGGAACTGATGGATGAGAAGAAAGAGACAGATCAAGCTGCTGGAGCGCAGATTTTGGAGAGAGGTCTAGCATTGAATGAGTCAGAGGCAGAGGAAACCTCCGTTATAAAGCATCCGGATGTAGAATCAGGTGAGCTGATGGAGAAGCCATCTCTTGAGTCTCCTTCTAAAGTATCAGAggaaacaagaaaaatattagatgagaagatccaagaaaaaccagaagaggaagaagaagaagaagtagcaCCACATCAAGAAGACCAAGAGGAAGGTTGTTATGGATCAGAGACAGTTCCAGTACCCGAAAGTATTGAGGTTAAAGAAAGAGCCCAAGAAGAAAGGATGCTTGATCTGGCTCCTTTGCAAGATGAACAACTTTCATCTGCGTCACCTGAAGGTGAGACCCTTGCTGAATCCAAAAAGATTGAAGTAGTAAAAGccaatgaggaagaagaagaagaagtaccAGACAAGATCCAAAGCATTCTTGAGACAGTTGATAACGAACCTGTAAAATCTAGTGAAGAAACTACAGTTCATGAATCTATAAGCTTGAAAGATGATTCAGACCCAGTGGAAGCAATCAAAAACTCAGATGATGCAGAGCAAGCCTCACATGAGGTGACTGGAGACAGAGAAAAGGAAGAGGACATCACCATCCACAAAGCACAAGAG ATGCAAGAAAGTCTTACGGTTGTCGAAACGCCGACAATTCAGGGCGAGGACATTGAATTGAATGCTTCAAAGGATATTGAGGAACATGAACATGTGTTGGTGAGAGACATACCACAAGAGGAGACCCTTGTACCTAAAGCTGAGACTTTAAATACTTCAACAGTACATGAGTCTTCAGAACCAAGTCTTGACCTGAAAGAGCAAGAAGAAACCGTAAAGACTGTCACACCATCTGATGAG gTGCAAGAAAGTGTTACGTTTATGGAACCGCCAAAACTCTCACAAGAACAAATATCTAAAGATACTGAAGAAGGTGAACATGTTTTGGGGAGTAGCATGCCACAGGTTGATATCATTCCATCAGATCTTGCGGTAAAGGTAGATAAAGAGGAGGTTATGGATGAGAATAAAGAGGCAGATGAAGTTGCTGGACGTCAGAATATGGAGAGAGGTCTAGAATTGAATGAGTCAGAGGCAGAGCTTGTTGATCAAAACATAACCGATGAAACAGAGAAAAGGTTGGTTGAGAAGCCATCTCTTGAGTCTCCTTCAGAGGCAACAAGCAAAACCTTAGACGAGATGATCCAAGAAAAACCAGAAGCAGAAGTAGCACCGCATCAAGAAGGTCAAGAGAGCGTTTCACTACCAGAAAGTAGTGAGGTTGAAGAAAAAGCAAAGGAAGAAAGGAGTCTTGATCTCACTCCTTTGAAAGAAGAATCATGCTTGCCAACGGCGCAAgacgaagaagaaacaaaagagcaAATCCACAAGCATGAAGAAGTCGAATCTGATGAAGTTACACAAGTTTCATCTGCATCACCTGAAGGTGAGACTGATGTTGAAGCCAAACAGAATGAAGAAACAAAAGCCAATGAGGAAGAAGAACAAGTAGCAGACAAGATCCTAAGAATAGATGAGAGTAATGAagtaaatgaagaaaaatctgCTGAGACCTCTGTGAATGAAACAGAGGATGAGCACAGTGCAACGGTTTTAGAAGAAGGTATCTCAAAGAACAGTGAGATCATTGTGCATGAAACAGCTTCAGAAGAAATCAAAAACTCACATGAGGTGACTGGAGACAGAGAAAAGGAAGAGGACATCATAACCCTGAAAACAgaagag ACACAAGAAAGTCAGAATCTTCTGTTACAAGAAGAGAACACTGAATCAGAATCTTCAAAGGATACTATTGAACATGCACATGTGCTGGTAAGGGATGTGCCACAGATTGATACTCTTGTAACTGACGCGGAGGATGCAAACACTTCTTCAACTGTCCACAAGTTCGAAAGTAATGAAGCAGAGGTAGGCCAAGAGACAAGAAAAGACATAGAACCGAGTTTTGACCTGAAAGAGGATAAAGAAAAAGAGGAAAAAGAGACAGTCATTTCATCTGATGAG GTGAGACCTTCTGATCAAGTTGATGATGATGTTCAGACAGAAGAATCTGTTGAGGTTAAATCTAAGGAGACCCTTCAAGTCGAAAGCACTGAGGAGAAGCATGAGAATCTTCTTGATGTGCTCTCTGGAGATTCTGACAAACTCCAAACCGAGACAGTCCTAGCAGCCAAGACAGAAAGCCAGGATACAACTGAAGAGATTCCATCAGAACTTGTGTTGAAAGAGGAGCTTAAGGATGACAAGACGGAGGTAGATGGAACTCAAGTTATGGGAGAACAGAGAGACCTAGAACTGCATGAGCCAGAGGCAGAACAAATTGATCAAACCAAAACCGATGAAAAGCTTCTTGTAGAATCAGTTGAGAAGATGCAGACTTCATCTCTGGAGCGTCcttctgaagaagaagaagtaacaCTGCAACAAGAAGGTTCTTCTGCCTATGGATTAGAGATAAAAGAAGAGGAACAGGAAGGTGAGATCATTGTTGATGCCGTAAAGCTAGCAAATGAAGAACAAGTAGTAGAAGAAATCCAGAGAAGTCTTGAGCCTATAGAGCCAGAGGAGCAAGAACAAGAAACTGTTTCTGAGAGGACAGAAGATGAAAAAGTGAAGAAGGAAGAACCTATTGTTGAGGAGGATGGAATAAACAGCCATTTGACTGAAGAGGCAAagaaaggagatgaggagaCAGAAGTGAGCGACACGCAACAAGGTGAGACCATTGTAAATGAAGCTGAGGCTGTAGATACTTCAACAGTCCCAGAAGCTGCAGTATTAAACACATTGGAGACAAAGATCAATGAATCAGAGGCAGTGCATAGCCCAATAGAAGAAGAAACACAAGTGACAAAAGAAGACACAGAACCAAGACTGGACCTGAAAGAGGATAAGGAACAAGAGACAGTCATTTTATCTGATGAGAGCCAGGGAAGAGAAGAGTCTGATGAGGTCAAATACAAGGAGAAGGATGCAAAACTTCTTGAGAAGATGCAGAGGCCATCCCTTGAATCTCCTTCTGAACTGTCAGAGGAAACAAGCAAAACTGTtgatgagaagattgaagaaaaacaagaagaagaagaagaagtaactCTGCATCAAGAAAGTGAAGAGATAGTAACAGTTCCAGAAAGTAGTGAGCTTGAAGTACAAgccaaggaagaagaagaagaagaatcatgcCCAACAAATGAGCAAAAAAATGAAACGGAAGAGCAACTGAGTGAAGAAGATAGTACTAGTGCACATCAGACTCCTGTGGAAGAAAAATCTGATCAAGCTTCAGCTGCACCACTTCCACAGGAACGGGAAGCCGAAAAGATTGACGACATGAAAGAAAATGAGGAAGAACAAGTAGCAGAGGCTGTTGAACCTCATAGTTCATTTCTAGAAGCTGCgaagatagaagaagaagaaaaagtgaAGGAGACAGAAACGATGGGAGATACGGGAACAGGATCCTCTAAACTGGTTGAAGAGGAGAAGCTGAAGCAAGGAAAAGAGATACTTCAAGCAGAAGAAGTTCCTTCTAGTGAAACAATTCCACAAGTGATGGCGGTTCAACTAAAAAGAGAAGATAATGCAACAACAGAAAGCCATGAGGAAGAAGCAACGGTTGCACAGACAAGAGATATTGAAACTTCTTTGACTGATAAATTCTCTATAGATCAGGAGGAGGAGCAACAAGCCAACGAGGAAAGCCCCAGAGATGAGCAGGAGAAGGTAATTTCAGCAGGGGAAGGAGAAACACAAACAAGAGAGCTTGAAGAAGAAAATATGGTTGAGAAGAATGATAATGAGAC tCTAACTgcagagaaaaagaaagaagatgaagacaAAACAGTGGGTTTAGATGCTTCATTGACATGCACTAAGCAAGAAGAAGAGTTTGAGAATCTTGAAACCCCAAAGGTAGAGGACAAGAGCCAGGAAGTTTCCGAATCTAAGGGTGATGAGACTCCTCCATCCTTTATTTCAGAACTAGAAGACAAAATTCCAAACCAAATTAAGGAGATTCATGAAGAAGAAATAAAGGAAGCTGAAGTTGTGGTTGATCAAACTTCATCCTTAGTTTCAGAACAAGTTGAAGAGATTattcatgaagaagaagaagaaacaaaggaaTCACGCAAGGTAGAAGCTCCGAGTGGTCAGGATCTTCCAGTTGAAGCATCACATGCACATCAGACTCCATCCACTGAACTAGTTTCAGAACTTGATGATGAAACTGCAAAGGAGGTTGAGGAGATTCATCAAGAAGAAACAAATGCTCATAAGTtacaacaagaagaagaaatccTCCCTACTGAAAGTGTTCCAAGTGAATCATTCAGTGAAACACAGGAGGAACGGCATGTTTCTGCAGTAACAGGAGAGAGTGTGGgagaaacaaaaccaaaagaatcagaTGAGACTTCAACTAAAGTCACAAAGGTAGAAGATACAAAGGATACTGATACCCAAGTGGCTGATATAGTGAAAGGACAAAGCTTATCACATGCTCCTGAAGATGCATGCCTGGAGCAGGAAAAGTTGAAGGATCTTGGAACTCCACAACCCGGTGCAGTTATGGAAGATCAAGATTCTGTAATGAACGAAAATAGCTCAGATGAATTTACTTTCTCAAAGTCAATGGGAGAGGCAGAGCAGGGAGATGAAAATAGCTCAACTCTTCCAGTTGTTGGAATCTTGAAAGAACTCCAGACTACATTGGAGGAGAAGGAGAGAGGAACCAATGTTTCTCATGAGGGTGACTCAAGTGGGAATGATTTGAATTCAATCAATGCCGAACCAGAAGCCCTGGAGAAGAGTCTTGTCGTGGAGGCAACTCCAGCTTCTGAGATAATAGAAGCAAGCATGTTACAAGACAGCATAAGCAGGGAGCTTGAAGTCAATGTAGAAGAGCAACTACAAGAAGAAGCTAGAGAGATTCTAGAGTGTAAGGAAGAAACTCCAGCTGATTCGTCACTCACAGAAGTGTTACCTGGTGAGAAAATTATGATTCCATCAAATCAAGAAGAAGGAAAGAAACAAGAAGACGTAAATGCTTCAACATCAGAGAAGATTAGCCTACAAGAAGAAGAGCATCCCAGAGATTTTGAAGTCTCTGAGAAGGAGCACAACGCAGAGGCTCAAGAAACTGCTGAAGAAGAGATGAACGAGGTATTAACATCAGAGAAGAAAATCACAGAGCCTCTTCTGAATGTAGCTGAGAAAGAATTAAATGAAGAACATGTTTCTCAAGCCGTATCAGATGATGATACAAAGAGCAGTAATGAGTTGGATTTTCCTTCAGAACAAATACCAAAGGATCAAAGAGAAGAGGCTGAAGAAACCtcatttgaagtcaagaaggtacCAGAAGACAAAAACGAGGAAACTATTGATGCTTTGATCACAAGCGAAAAAGTGCAACTGCAAGATCAGTCCAAGGACTTTGGCCTAGAGAAACCGTCGACTGATCTCAAATATGTCCAGGAAGATCTTGACGATGGCCATGATTCAGTTTTAGCACATAAGAAAGATTCAGACTTAATAGAGGAGAAGAAGGAGGTTGATTATGTGAAGAGACAGCCGGAAGATGCAATCAAATCCACAGAAGAG AAGAACATCATGTCTGAAAAAGTTGGCCAAGAAGCAACAAAGGAGATCTATCAAGAGGAGTGCAAGCAAACAGATACTGCAACTACTATCAAGGAAGAGATCAAAGACGAAGAG AAGGAGACAACAGAGGATAGTTTGAACAGTATGAAGAACACCGATGATGAAATTAAAGATTATGGCCTTGATTCAGTTCTAGCACAAAATAAAGAATCAGGCtcaatagaagagaagaaggaggTTGATTATGTGAAGAGAGAGGTTGATGATGCAATTAAACATGGAGTTTCCACAGAAGAG AAGAACAAGATGCCTGAAAAAATTGGCCAGGAAGCAACAAAAGAGATCTATCAAGAGGAGTGCAAGCAAACAGATACTGTAACTGCTATCAAGGAAGATATCAAAGAAGAAGAG AAGGAAACACCAGAGAATTGTTTGAACAGTATGAAGAACCACGATGATGCGACAGAGAAAACTCAACCAGAGATTCAAGAGATTGAGAAACTGTCTTCTGTCAGCGAAACACAAGAAAAAACACCAAAA caagAAGATGAAGTTCCAGCCCAACAGAAAAGGGAAATAGCTGATGATGTTTCAAAGCTAGAGAATCCAAAGattgaagaagagaagaagcaaAAAGATGGAGAAGAACCAGCTAGGAAGTCACTATCAGACCTCATCCAAAAAGTGAAAGTAACAGACAAGACCGAAGTTGCAACAACAGAACTTCGTATCGACGAAGAGGCTAAGGCAGAGGGAGAAGATGAGGATGGAGATGAACATAAAGATGATAAAACAAGTCCAGATTCCATTGTGATGGTTGAAGCTAAAGATACAGTTAACATCATCAAAACGCAAAAGAAATCACATGGCATTCTCTCTGGTGTTGGCTCAAAGGTCaaacattcaatttcaaaggtGAAGAAAGCACTCACTGGGAAATCTTCTCACACAACAAAGCCTTCATCACCACAGTGA